One window from the genome of Sphaerotilus microaerophilus encodes:
- a CDS encoding coniferyl aldehyde dehydrogenase, with amino-acid sequence MTLSVPSIRTLLDAQQAAFRAEGPVSAETRRDRLQRVIDLLVKHNDALCEAMGADFGGRPALFSMMNDVLGSLGSLKHARDKFAEWLPDQPRPSVAPFDNFGATAWVRYQPKGVVGIIGTWNAPLFTLLSPLASVFAAGNRAVLKPSEVAPRTADVLARAVAEFFAPEELTVVTGGPEVAAEFTRQPWNHLVFTGSTAVGRQVMQAAAANLVPVTLELGGKSPVLIGESADIANAAERIAVGKALNSGQLCVAPDTVWVPAAKLEALVQGLQASYARQYPQIAGNADLTPVVNERHFARVESYVADAGARGSRVVMAGDWPSADGASERRMPLRLVIDPPADAEIAVHEIFGPALVLRGYASLADAVAQVNAGERPLALYYFGEDAEEQRWVLDHTLSGGVSINDVTMHPALHDAPFGGVGASGMGHYHGHEGFLEFSHARSVYRHGSHDPRLEWGMLPPYGEHFVQMIRGAVTP; translated from the coding sequence ATGACTTTGTCTGTTCCATCGATTCGAACTTTGCTGGATGCCCAGCAGGCCGCCTTCCGTGCCGAAGGCCCGGTCTCGGCCGAGACAAGACGTGACCGCCTGCAGCGGGTCATCGACCTGCTGGTCAAGCACAACGATGCGCTCTGCGAGGCCATGGGCGCAGACTTCGGCGGCCGCCCGGCGCTGTTCTCGATGATGAACGACGTGCTCGGCTCACTCGGCTCGCTCAAGCACGCGCGCGACAAGTTCGCCGAGTGGCTGCCCGACCAGCCTCGCCCGAGCGTGGCGCCGTTCGACAACTTCGGTGCCACCGCCTGGGTCCGCTACCAGCCCAAGGGCGTCGTGGGCATCATCGGCACCTGGAACGCGCCGCTGTTCACGCTGCTGTCACCGCTGGCCAGCGTGTTCGCCGCGGGCAACCGCGCCGTGCTCAAGCCCTCCGAGGTGGCGCCGCGCACCGCCGACGTGCTGGCGCGGGCGGTGGCCGAGTTCTTCGCGCCCGAGGAACTGACCGTGGTCACCGGCGGCCCGGAGGTGGCGGCCGAGTTCACCCGCCAGCCCTGGAACCACCTGGTGTTCACTGGCTCCACCGCCGTGGGCCGGCAGGTGATGCAGGCGGCCGCTGCCAACCTGGTCCCGGTCACGCTGGAGCTGGGCGGCAAGTCGCCGGTCCTGATCGGCGAGAGCGCCGACATCGCCAACGCCGCCGAGCGCATCGCAGTGGGCAAGGCGCTGAATTCCGGCCAGCTCTGCGTGGCACCGGACACGGTCTGGGTGCCGGCGGCCAAGCTGGAGGCGCTGGTGCAGGGCCTGCAGGCCTCCTATGCCCGCCAGTATCCGCAGATTGCCGGCAATGCCGACCTGACGCCGGTGGTCAACGAGCGCCACTTTGCCCGCGTCGAGTCCTATGTGGCCGATGCCGGCGCGCGGGGTTCCCGTGTGGTGATGGCCGGCGACTGGCCCAGTGCCGACGGTGCCTCCGAGCGCCGCATGCCGCTGCGCCTGGTGATCGACCCGCCGGCCGACGCCGAGATCGCGGTGCACGAGATCTTCGGGCCGGCGCTCGTGCTGCGCGGCTACGCATCGCTGGCCGACGCGGTGGCCCAGGTCAACGCTGGCGAGCGGCCGCTGGCCCTGTATTACTTCGGCGAGGACGCCGAGGAACAACGCTGGGTGCTGGACCACACGCTCTCGGGAGGGGTCTCGATCAACGACGTGACCATGCACCCCGCGCTGCACGATGCCCCCTTCGGCGGAGTCGGCGCCTCCGGCATGGGCCATTACCACGGCCATGAGGGCTTCCTGGAGTTCAGCCATGCCCGCAGCGTCTACCGCCACGGCAGCCACGACCCGCGCCTGGAATGGGGCATGCTGCCGCCCTACGGCGAGCATTTCGTGCAGATGATCCGCGGTGCTGTCACCCCCTGA
- a CDS encoding AraC family transcriptional regulator, with product MDRLSTLLDRFHVRASLFHTGPLCGRTTFEAQPDRAFLHVLRRGRLQIEHPAGTGAPRCVVVEEPTLLLYPRAVPHAFVNPPREGSDFTCATLQFAGGDRNPIAAALPPLVQVPLDAIPGLRPALDLLFAETDQVRCGSRLLADRLFEVVLIQLLRWVIDHPQEVGVSSGLVMGLSDPRLARALVALHAAPQVDWTLARMAAEAGMSRSGFAEAFRNVTGTTPLAYLTDWRLTVASTLLQTGHPQKLVAAELGFSAASSLSRAFKQRFGVAPRAWLAAQQQPTL from the coding sequence GTGGATCGCCTCTCGACGCTGCTGGATCGCTTCCACGTTCGCGCCTCGCTGTTCCACACCGGGCCACTGTGCGGTCGCACCACCTTCGAGGCACAGCCGGATCGCGCCTTCCTGCATGTGCTGCGGCGCGGGCGCCTGCAGATCGAGCACCCGGCAGGCACCGGTGCACCACGGTGCGTGGTCGTGGAGGAGCCGACGCTGCTGCTGTACCCGCGCGCCGTGCCGCATGCCTTCGTCAACCCGCCGCGTGAGGGCTCGGACTTCACCTGCGCGACGCTGCAGTTCGCCGGTGGCGACCGCAACCCCATAGCGGCGGCGCTGCCCCCGCTGGTGCAGGTGCCGCTGGATGCCATTCCGGGTCTTCGGCCCGCGTTGGACCTGCTGTTCGCCGAAACCGACCAGGTGCGCTGTGGCTCGCGCCTGCTGGCGGATCGCTTGTTCGAGGTGGTGCTGATTCAGCTGCTGCGCTGGGTCATCGACCATCCGCAGGAGGTTGGCGTCAGCAGCGGCCTGGTCATGGGCCTGAGTGATCCGCGCCTGGCACGCGCCCTGGTGGCCCTGCATGCGGCGCCGCAAGTTGACTGGACGCTGGCGCGCATGGCGGCCGAGGCCGGCATGTCACGCAGCGGGTTCGCAGAGGCGTTCAGGAACGTGACCGGAACCACACCTCTGGCATACCTGACCGACTGGCGGTTGACCGTCGCGTCGACGCTGTTGCAAACCGGTCATCCCCAGAAGCTGGTGGCCGCCGAGTTGGGTTTTTCCGCCGCCTCGTCGTTGAGTCGGGCGTTCAAGCAACGCTTCGGTGTGGCGCCGCGGGCGTGGCTGGCAGCGCAGCAGCAGCCGACTTTGTGA
- a CDS encoding protoglobin domain-containing protein gives MKLFTPALLAVALATALPASHAQQPANPAVTGYAYGQRTLAKAPYTMADLKALQASLLFTEEDVKALRQSRAILADQTDAILDVWYGFVASTPELVYFFGDAKTGKPDAAYLEAVRKRFALWILDTADANHDQRWLDWQYEIGLRHNRLKKNQTDRAPSVAQVNFRYIPALTIPITTTLKPFLAKKGASTADVEKMHAAWVKSVLMQSILWSQPYIKDGEF, from the coding sequence ATGAAGCTCTTCACACCCGCTCTGCTTGCCGTCGCACTGGCCACGGCGCTGCCGGCCAGCCACGCCCAGCAACCGGCCAACCCCGCGGTGACGGGCTACGCCTATGGCCAGCGAACCCTGGCCAAGGCGCCCTACACGATGGCCGATCTGAAGGCGCTGCAGGCCTCTCTGCTGTTCACCGAAGAGGACGTCAAGGCCCTGCGCCAGAGCAGGGCGATCCTGGCCGACCAGACCGACGCGATCCTGGACGTCTGGTACGGTTTCGTGGCCTCGACGCCTGAACTCGTCTACTTCTTTGGTGACGCCAAGACCGGCAAGCCGGACGCTGCGTACCTGGAAGCCGTGCGCAAGCGCTTCGCGCTGTGGATCCTGGACACGGCCGATGCCAACCACGACCAGCGCTGGCTGGACTGGCAGTACGAGATCGGCCTGCGCCACAACCGCCTCAAGAAGAACCAGACCGACCGGGCGCCGAGCGTGGCGCAGGTGAACTTCCGATACATCCCGGCGCTGACCATTCCCATCACCACCACGCTCAAACCCTTCCTCGCCAAGAAGGGCGCATCGACCGCCGACGTGGAGAAGATGCACGCAGCCTGGGTGAAGTCGGTGCTGATGCAAAGCATCCTGTGGAGCCAGCCTTACATCAAGGACGGGGAGTTCTGA
- a CDS encoding SDR family NAD(P)-dependent oxidoreductase translates to MNAVNNLQTLFSLEGQVAIVTGAGKGIGRACALSLAQAGADVALAARTAADLESLAAEIRALGRRAIAVPTDVNDDAALDRLVATTVAELGKLTILVNNAGGAGPNNPRKMKGADLAAALAWNVVPAYALTQKCVPAMTAAGGGAVVNISSTAARYAQKGFSAYGAAKAALNQLTRNLAQDFGPALRVNAVEPGTILTDALAPFLTPERQERMERTTPMGRLGRPEDIAAAVLFLVSPAAGWITGKVLGVDGGVEAPNF, encoded by the coding sequence GTGAACGCCGTGAACAATCTGCAGACGCTGTTCTCGCTGGAAGGCCAGGTGGCCATCGTCACGGGAGCGGGCAAGGGCATTGGCCGCGCCTGTGCCTTGAGCCTTGCGCAGGCCGGGGCCGATGTGGCACTGGCCGCACGCACCGCAGCCGATCTGGAGAGCCTTGCCGCCGAGATCCGTGCGCTGGGCCGGCGTGCCATCGCGGTGCCGACGGATGTCAACGACGACGCCGCGCTGGACCGGCTGGTGGCCACGACGGTGGCCGAACTCGGCAAGCTGACGATCCTGGTCAACAACGCCGGCGGCGCCGGTCCCAACAATCCGCGCAAGATGAAGGGCGCGGATCTGGCCGCCGCCCTGGCCTGGAACGTGGTACCCGCCTACGCGCTGACGCAGAAGTGCGTCCCGGCGATGACCGCCGCCGGGGGCGGTGCGGTGGTCAACATCTCCTCCACCGCCGCGCGCTACGCCCAGAAAGGCTTCAGCGCCTACGGTGCAGCCAAGGCGGCGCTGAACCAGCTCACCCGCAACCTGGCGCAGGACTTCGGGCCGGCGCTGCGTGTCAATGCCGTCGAGCCCGGCACCATCCTGACCGATGCGCTGGCCCCCTTCCTGACGCCCGAGCGCCAGGAACGCATGGAGCGCACCACGCCGATGGGCCGCCTGGGCCGGCCCGAGGACATCGCCGCGGCGGTGCTCTTCCTGGTCTCGCCGGCGGCCGGCTGGATCACCGGCAAGGTGCTCGGGGTGGATGGGGGTGTCGAGGCGCCGAACTTCTGA